In the genome of Xenopus laevis strain J_2021 chromosome 1S, Xenopus_laevis_v10.1, whole genome shotgun sequence, one region contains:
- the srsf9.S gene encoding serine/arginine-rich splicing factor 9 S homeolog (The RefSeq protein has 1 non-frameshifting indel compared to this genomic sequence), protein MSGWDREASRSGSGDGRIYVGNLPSDIREKELEDLFDRYGRIRTVELKNRGGSSAPFAFISYQDPRDAEDAVFGRNGYDFGSCRLRVEFPRSFRGSGGGGGGGGGYGGSRGRNGPPSRRSEYRVIVSGLPPSGSWQDLKDHMREAGDVCYADVHKDGMGIVEFIRKEDMEYALRKLDDTKFRSHEGETSYIRVSPERNTSYSRSRSRSRGRDSPYQSRRSPRYSSPFRQY, encoded by the exons ATGTCAGGTTGGGATCGTGAGGCCTCGCGGTCTGGATCCGGCGATGGACGGATATATGTCGGGAATCTGCCGTCTGATATTAGAGAGAAGGAACTAGAGGATCTCTTTGATCGCTATGGTAGGATCCGGACCGTAGAGTTGAAGAACCGGGGCGGCAGTAGTGCCCCATTCGCATTCATCAGCTATCAGGACCCCCG TGATGCAGAGGACGCAGTGTTCGGAAGGAATGGCTATGACTTTGGCTCGTGTCGACTACGTGTTGAGTTTCCGCGTTCCTTCCGGGGATCTGGCGGCGGAGGTGGTGGTGGTGGCGGCGGATATGGAGGCTCCCGGGGAAGAAATGGTCCGCCATCTCGCCGCTCTGAATACAGAGTCATTGTCTCAG GTCTTCCACCCTCAGGAAGCTGGCAGGATCTGAAGGATCATATGCGGGAAGCTGGTGATGTCTGTTATGCTGATGTACACAAAGATGGAATGGGGATAGTCGAATTCATTCGCAAAGAAGATATGGAATATGCTCTGCGGAAGCTAGATGATACAAAATTCCGCTCCCATGAG ggtgAAACTTCTTATATCCGTGTGTCCCCAGAGAGGAATACCAGCTACTCTCGCTCCAGATCCCGTTCTAGAGGGCGTGATTCCCCATATCAAAGCCGTCGCTCGCCTCGTTATTCTTCTCCCTTTCGACAGTACTGA
- the dynll1.S gene encoding dynein light chain LC8-type 1 S homeolog has protein sequence MSERKAVIKNADMSEEMQQDAVECATQALEKFNIEKDIAAFIKKEFDKKYNPTWHCIVGRNFGSYVTHETKHFIYFYLGQVAILLFKSG, from the exons ATGTCTGAGAGGAAAGCTGTGATCAAGAATGCTGATATGTCAGAAGAGATGCAGCAGGATGCTGTAGAGTGTGCTACTCAGGCACTGGAGAAATTCAACATTGAGAAGGATATAGCAGCCTTTATTAAAAAG gaaTTTGACAAGAAGTACAACCCTACATGGCATTGCATTGTGGGAAGGAATTTTGGCAGCTACGTTACACATGAAACAAAGCACTTCATTTATTTCTACCTGGGTCAGGTAGCCATCCTTCTCTTCAAATCGGGCTAG